In Methylovirgula sp., a single genomic region encodes these proteins:
- a CDS encoding adenylate kinase, protein MRLILLGPPGAGKGTQSSRLVKKYSIPQLSTGDMLRAAVAAGTPIGLKAKAVMDAGGLVSDEIVLGIIADRIDEPDAAKGFILDGFPRTVKQAEGLDRLLADKGLSLDAVVELKVNEAELLGRIEKRVKETLAAGGSVRADDNPEAFKTRLHAYREMTAPVSAYYAERGELKTVDGMARIESVSAAIDDAIAAAQNV, encoded by the coding sequence ATGAGGTTGATTCTGCTCGGACCGCCCGGAGCAGGCAAGGGGACACAGTCGTCACGCCTCGTAAAGAAATACAGCATCCCGCAACTCTCGACCGGCGACATGCTGCGTGCCGCGGTTGCGGCCGGCACGCCGATCGGGCTTAAGGCCAAAGCGGTGATGGACGCGGGTGGCCTGGTCTCGGACGAGATCGTGCTTGGCATCATTGCCGATCGGATCGATGAGCCGGATGCGGCCAAAGGTTTTATTCTGGACGGTTTCCCGCGGACGGTGAAACAGGCCGAAGGGCTCGATCGGTTGCTCGCCGACAAGGGACTGAGCCTTGATGCCGTGGTTGAGCTGAAGGTCAACGAAGCCGAATTGCTGGGACGGATCGAGAAGCGTGTGAAAGAGACACTCGCCGCGGGCGGTAGCGTCCGCGCGGATGACAATCCCGAGGCCTTCAAGACCCGGCTTCACGCCTATCGTGAGATGACGGCGCCGGTTTCGGCCTATTACGCCGAGCGCGGCGAACTGAAGACGGTGGATGGCATGGCGCGGATCGAATCCGTAAGCGCGGCCATTGATGACGCCATTGCAGCGGCCCAGAATGTATGA
- the rplO gene encoding 50S ribosomal protein L15 has translation MKLNEITDNPGSSKDRIRVGRGIGSGKGKTGGRGVKGQKARTGVAIKGFEGGQMPLHRRLPKRGFTPPNAKDYNEVNIGRIQEAVAAGKLAADTLVTIEALVAAGVVSKPRDGVRILGVGEISAKLAFEVAGASKSAIAAIEKAGGSVKLLNVVAEAATDA, from the coding sequence ATGAAACTCAACGAGATCACCGACAATCCCGGTTCGTCGAAAGACCGCATCCGCGTCGGGCGCGGCATTGGCTCGGGCAAGGGCAAGACCGGCGGCCGCGGTGTGAAGGGCCAGAAGGCGCGCACCGGCGTTGCCATCAAGGGCTTCGAAGGCGGCCAGATGCCGTTGCATCGGCGCCTGCCGAAGCGCGGCTTCACCCCGCCGAACGCCAAGGACTACAACGAAGTCAACATCGGCCGTATTCAGGAGGCTGTTGCCGCCGGCAAGCTTGCCGCCGATACGCTTGTTACGATCGAGGCTTTGGTGGCCGCCGGCGTGGTCAGCAAGCCCCGCGATGGCGTCAGAATCCTTGGCGTCGGCGAAATCAGCGCCAAGCTCGCTTTCGAAGTCGCGGGCGCCTCGAAATCGGCCATTGCCGCCATTGAAAAGGCGGGTGGTTCGGTCAAGCTTCTCAATGTCGTAGCAGAGGCTGCGACAGACGCCTGA
- the rpsE gene encoding 30S ribosomal protein S5, whose amino-acid sequence MAREGEGGGRGRDRDREDSEFVDRLVHINRVAKVVKGGRRFGFAALVVVGDQKGRVGFGHGKAREVPEAIRKATEAAKHSLIRVPLREGRTLHHDVTGRHGAGRVVLRAAPAGTGIIAGGPMRAVFETLGMHDVVAKSQGSSNPYNMVRATFDALQQEDSPRAVAARRSLKVSTLQARRLGGDSEAAAEA is encoded by the coding sequence ATGGCACGCGAAGGTGAAGGCGGCGGCCGAGGCCGCGATCGGGATCGGGAAGACAGCGAATTTGTGGATCGTTTGGTCCACATCAATCGCGTCGCGAAAGTGGTGAAGGGCGGCCGGCGTTTCGGCTTTGCTGCGCTTGTCGTCGTCGGCGACCAGAAGGGTCGCGTCGGCTTCGGCCATGGCAAGGCACGCGAAGTGCCGGAGGCGATCCGCAAGGCGACGGAAGCTGCCAAGCACTCCCTGATTCGCGTGCCGCTGCGCGAAGGTCGTACGCTGCATCATGATGTGACGGGCCGCCACGGCGCGGGCCGCGTCGTCCTGCGCGCCGCACCGGCCGGTACCGGCATCATCGCCGGCGGCCCGATGCGCGCCGTGTTCGAGACGCTCGGTATGCATGACGTCGTCGCCAAGTCGCAGGGTTCGTCCAATCCCTACAACATGGTCCGTGCAACTTTCGATGCCTTGCAGCAGGAAGACTCGCCGCGCGCGGTTGCCGCGCGCCGTAGCCTGAAGGTTTCGACGCTGCAGGCACGCCGCCTTGGCGGCGATTCCGAAGCCGCAGCTGAGGCGTAA
- the rplR gene encoding 50S ribosomal protein L18, translating to MAKDIKTGARRKARVRRAVKAHAYGKPRLSVHRSSKQIYAQIIDDAAGRTVAAASTLEKTNRDALKTGATIEAAREVGKQIAARALEAGVKEVVFDRGAYVYHGRVKALAEGAREAGLTI from the coding sequence ATGGCGAAGGATATCAAGACAGGGGCTCGTCGCAAGGCGCGTGTCCGGCGGGCGGTCAAGGCCCATGCCTATGGCAAGCCGCGTCTGTCGGTGCATCGTTCGTCGAAGCAGATCTATGCGCAGATCATCGATGATGCGGCTGGCCGCACGGTGGCCGCTGCCTCGACGCTTGAGAAAACCAATCGCGACGCGCTGAAGACCGGCGCGACGATCGAGGCGGCGCGCGAAGTCGGCAAGCAGATCGCCGCCCGCGCACTCGAAGCGGGCGTGAAAGAGGTCGTCTTCGATCGCGGCGCTTACGTGTACCACGGCCGCGTCAAGGCGCTTGCCGAAGGCGCGCGCGAGGCGGGGCTGACCATTTAA
- the rplF gene encoding 50S ribosomal protein L6, which yields MSRVGKKAVVLPAGVTAKVEGQNIAVKGAKGELRFEVPGDVNVSFADNQIKVDPRNETKRARALWGTARAQVNNLVIGVTKGFERKLEINGVGYKAAVAGKNLQLSLGYSHDVVFPIPQGIAITTPKPTEITIVGIDKRQVGQVAAEIRAFRPPEPYKGKGVKYSDEFIFRKEGKKK from the coding sequence ATGTCTCGCGTCGGAAAAAAAGCCGTCGTTCTGCCAGCCGGCGTCACTGCCAAGGTTGAGGGACAGAACATTGCCGTCAAGGGCGCGAAGGGCGAATTGCGCTTCGAGGTTCCGGGCGACGTCAACGTCAGTTTCGCTGATAACCAGATCAAGGTTGATCCGCGCAATGAGACCAAACGCGCCCGCGCGCTGTGGGGAACGGCCCGCGCGCAGGTGAACAATCTCGTCATCGGCGTCACCAAGGGCTTCGAGCGTAAGCTTGAGATCAACGGCGTCGGCTACAAGGCCGCCGTGGCCGGCAAGAATTTGCAATTGTCGCTAGGCTACAGCCACGACGTGGTCTTCCCGATTCCGCAAGGCATCGCGATCACCACGCCGAAGCCGACCGAGATCACGATCGTCGGCATCGATAAGCGCCAGGTCGGGCAGGTGGCGGCGGAAATCCGCGCCTTTCGGCCGCCGGAGCCCTATAAGGGCAAGGGCGTGAAATATTCTGACGAATTCATCTTCCGCAAGGAAGGCAAGAAGAAATAA
- the rpsH gene encoding 30S ribosomal protein S8 — protein MSVNDPLGDMLTRIRNAQMRRKGKVNTPGSRLRAHVLDVLTQEGYIRGYSATEYGNGRTEFEIELKYYDGEPVIKELERVSKPGRRVYAAVAEMPQVANGLGITIVSTSKGVMADHTARDAHVGGEVLCKVF, from the coding sequence ATGTCCGTGAACGATCCGCTCGGCGATATGCTGACCCGTATCCGCAATGCGCAGATGCGCCGCAAGGGCAAGGTGAATACGCCTGGCTCGCGGCTGCGCGCGCATGTGCTCGACGTCCTGACGCAGGAAGGCTATATCCGCGGCTATTCGGCCACGGAATATGGCAATGGCCGCACCGAGTTCGAAATCGAACTCAAATATTATGACGGCGAACCTGTCATCAAGGAATTGGAGCGCGTGTCGAAGCCCGGCCGGCGCGTCTATGCGGCGGTTGCCGAGATGCCCCAGGTTGCGAATGGCCTCGGCATCACCATCGTGTCGACTTCGAAGGGCGTGATGGCCGACCATACGGCGCGCGATGCGCATGTGGGCGGCGAAGTGCTCTGCAAAGTCTTCTGA